ACATTTGAGAAAATGGCTCTCCAGAGCCCCTTTGACGCCCACCTCGATGGAggttctctttttcctttttcttccctgtGCCGCGATTTTATCCAGGCTAGTGGGACTCCCCGAGGTGGAGTCCGCCTCCTCCAGCCACTTGTTCAACAAGGGCTTGAGTTTACACATGTTTTTGAAGCTGAGTTGAAGCGCCTCGAACCTGCAAATGGTGGTCTGAGAAAAGACGTTTCCATACAGCGTCCCAAGAGCCAGTCCCACGTCCGCCTGGGTGAAACCCAGCTTGATGCGCCTCTGTTTAAACTGCTTGGCAAACTGCTCCAACTCGTCGGAGGTCGGTGTGTCCTCGTCTGACTGGTCCTGATGGCCCCCGTGCTGGTGATGGTGTGAGAGTGACTGCTGGTGGGCCCCAGGGCCGCCTCCATGTTCACTGAGGTGCGGGCTGTGGCTGTGGTGGTCCTCGTCCCGCAGGGGGTGGTGGTGCATCCCCCCTTGCTCTCCCCCCGGCATCAGACCGAAGCCGGACTGGGAATACACCAGGCTCTGGCCCTCAGATGTCGCCATACCGGGGATGTGCGTGGTGGCTGTGCTGGTTCGCCATGCTCTGGCGTCGTGATGCGCCTGCTGGTGCGCTAGGTGAGGGTGtcgctgttgctgctgctgctgctgttgctgcagacTGCTGGagttctgcagctcctctcgGTCACTGTCGTGCAGTACGGGCTTCACGTCCTGTTCTCCGAGGGGACTCGATGGCCAGGGCGCCCCACTGTCACCGTGAGACAGCGCCGTTATCCACTGGTGCGCGTGGCTAAGCGGATGTCCACCGCCCGGCAACGTGCTATAGTCGTTCTGGAGCAGGTTGTGCGCGTCCCTGTACGCTGCCGCCTGCTGCATGCTCCCGGACTCCGAGTGCGGCGGCGGCGCGCTGCTGGGGGTGGTGAGGACGCTGTAGTGGTTGGACGTTGCGGTCGCCATAACTATCGGAGCCAGAGTGATAGCTGGAGTTAAAAGGAGGCTGCCTTTGACAGTAACTCTTTTGCGCCACGGGGCAGCTAGGCGTCTCTCTCCAGCATCTCCCGGGCGCTGTGCCAAGGGGACGCAGAGGCGCGCACCTGTGGTCCGCCTCGCTCCGCTCTTTATTGGCCAAGAACGGTTGACAGATGTGGTTACCCCTGACAGCACCCCGCTCATTGGTCACGGGAGATTGTACAGAAACCCCAATCACTCTGCCCAACAATACTAGCAGTCCTGCTGCATGCTAGAGTACAAAGTGGAGGGAGAAATCGCGCTGTCGAGTGTAAGCAGAAAAGACTGAAGAAGCTTTGctatgagaaaaagagagaaacatctTTCTTAATTTTTGAAAGTAGTTTATCAACCTCGATCTGGGTCAGTGGGTCACTATCTATCGGTTTCGTGCGTCAAAACGATGCGTAAAAGTTGCATAAGACACGCAGAATTTGAGCATTCATTGGTGTGGTGACCGCATTTATGCGCCCAAGAATGTAACTTTCAGGGTCCAAATTCTCAACACCGCTAAACGTTGATTTAATCCAGTTTTCATGCATCTAAAGTAGAATGGTCGGGACATTCTTTTTCGCGCCGTGTAAAACAGTAAGCAGTGATCATGAGGAGAAACTTCCAGCTGCCTCTCTGCCCTCAGGACGCAGTCCAGAGAGAGGGGCCTGCGTGCTTCCAGGGCCTCTGCCCCGTTGCCATGGCGAACGCGGTGAATGGAACAACAACGCCCACGTCACAGCTGCAATTCGCTCCTTCTTTTCGTTCCGTTCCAAAGGGCTCATTGGGGCCGCGCGCTCGGCCGTCGGGACAAATAATGGGGAGGGGGGCGGAGAGGGCAGCTCGGGGCCAAAGAGAGGAGGCTGCAAGAATGGATCCTTGAGCCCGCGCTGCCCCCTTCCACCTGCTTGTTGGGTAAACTTTGAGATGGATGCACCCACAGTGGCACGCGAGGCTCGGTTTCCCAAATCTCCTAAGAACAGGCCTTGAATTTCAATAGTCTGACCGGGAGAAACTCTCCCTACCTGccaaatgcacaaaaacagtGATGGCTAACAAGGGTTCCTGTCTTTTTCCATGACAGCGATATCTGTCTCACTACAACACAGCAGAGGTGGAGAGCAGCTTACTGGAGTATTGTGGCTCACATTTTGAGAAGGTTTCCATTTTATTCCACTTTATACTCCTCTACATTTCAGAGCCAAACATTCTACTTTTAACACCACTTCATGCTGTTGAATACAAAATTCATGATCAACTTATAAATTAGGATGGATTGTTTTCGTTTAAACAGCGCAATGGTGTATTTAATTTGTTACAAGTGGCTCCGCCATGACCAGCTgccacattaaaatgctgctaacCTGTTAATGCATCTGTAATAACAACCCATCAGTGTAAACAAGTCGTTCTGCATGATgagtacttttattttcaattcTCTAAGTACATTTTGTTGAAAATTCTTTTATAGGACTTTTGCTTATATTacaatatttttacactgttgcATTATTACCTTTTCTTAATTAAATGATCTGTGTGCTTCTATCACTGCAACACAGGACCATAGAGGCGTTGGCTAAGAAACTCCATAAAAACCATTTTGTCATCTCTCAGATAACAAAGGTTAATCAAAGCACTAGTTTTGCCAGTCCTATCTTTAAATGAATGCaatgaaattgaaataaaaaccaatcCTCATTCTATTGAGCCCCTCTGAAACCCTTTTAGACCCCTGGGGGTGTCCCTGGACCTACTTTGGCAACTACTGGTATTTAGGAGATGTGATTTTATTGGCTCAAAGTGGGACACCAGCTGAAAACCTAACAGCTATTAAGAGGTTAAAGGAACCTCGAAGGACAAAAAATGTGCAAGTTTCACCTTCAAACAGGGTGTGCCATGCAACAACATGAGCACCAATGGAAACGTGAAAATATTTAGCAATTTTAAAGTCATAGCTACAAATACAATTCTTACAGTATTTATAAAAGACCAAAGCTACAGTAAAATCCCCCATAGGAAATAACAGGTTAATCAATAAATCTTATCAAGCTGAGGATGCGTAGACGTAAACTGACGCACATTGAATTACAGAGATCGAAAGAACACTGGCTTATGATTAGGGTGTAATTCTGAGAATTACCAAATGTGTCGCCAGGGGCTCTGGCAAGCCGTGTGTTGAGAGAGGCAAAACATATTACCCTAATAGACTAATATGCAAACTACTGGCTGCCCAATTACAGGACTTAATAACGCATAAACGATGCGAGTCCTGTTCTTACAAGAGGAAGAGGTCGCTGTTAATTCAGTCAAAGGGCTGGGTTTGCTGTCAACACAGGCAGCGGTTCCACGCACATACTGTCTCTGTTTCCCTGTAACTCGTTCTGTATTCAAGAGTGAGAATTAATGATGGAGAATCTGAGCGTTAAATTAACAGTAATTATGTGGCCCCAGTGCTGTAAAGATTCAATTTCTTCCCAAGTCTAATGGGCCTAAGTGTCCCTATGCGCAGGAAGAAGTCTCTATGAGATGTTTATGATTGAAAGGCACACAGacagaaccaaaacaaacacacacatacacacaggaacacatatggaataAAGGCACCTATGGCCTTTTTCATGTAGATTGGAAGAGAGTTTTCTCTGATGCAGAAGTGCAGCACTAAAACTGTATTCAACGGCAGCGCTCTTCAAATCCAGATGTGaaaagccactttttttttttttttgctcttgtgTAAACAGTGCCACCCGATCTCCTGCATTAGTTTGAGAAAGAGTGGTTCAAGTAAGAGGTGAAGCCATTTATCTGAGTGAATGTTTGCAAGCGAACCAGTATTCTGGTTGCTTTCACTTTCTCCAGACCAGAGTGTGACCAGCCTATCTCCCTCCCCCAGTGGGAATCCTAACGCAGGGGTAACTAGGGCAGGGGGGGGCTTCTTTATGCTGCCGGACACAGGGAGATAATGGCCATTCCTCCACAGCTGGCCCACACAATCAAAGGGAGAGGGGGCTCGGAGGATTCCAGCTTTAACCAGGCCATTGTCTGGGCTAATTACATCTGAATGCAAGACCCCTAGAACCCACCTCCCCCCTGAGCAAAACCTGCACAGAATACCCCAAACAACCCTTCAGGGATGAGGGAGAGTGCACAGACAcggggcacacacacagaaatatataaaccCTGGACTCCTTCATTACCCCTAAACATAagcacacaagcatacacacacacacacacacacacacacacacacacacacacacacacacacacacacacttgttcattacacatacacactcacatcccCAGCAGGCTCTCATCAAAGtgttgtgtctctctcacacacactcacatgtggCACTCAGCATTAGATCAGATCTCAGCTTGCCGCGCTCAGAAGAGACGAGGAGGTCTTAGAGGACTTAGGTTGAatagaaaacacactgaagagcCTTTCCCCAGTGCACCCCCATAATCCCAATCTATACACTCCCTCTGCCCCCCAACCGCTAGTGCTGGGCTCCATCTGTAGCCCGGACTGTGTAGCCTCAGCCTCGGTACAGTGCAGTTTGCGTCTGCAGGAACAGCTGAGTGACGTCAGGATGTCCTGTTTTGGTGCTTTGTCTTTTGGTTTTTGCGTTCTCAAAATACATGCAGCTtgtttcctcacacacattCTGATGCACTGATTTCTTCCAGTATGATGATCACTGCGGTGTGTTTGTCTATCTgcatgtgtgacagagaaagaataaTTTACACATACAAGAAAATGTCTAAAACTGAAGTGTGCTCGCTTACACTGAGAATGGCAGGTGCAAACACTATTAATGGGCCAAAATTTTAATTGTTTGCTTCTCAGATGTTGAATGGGAGTTGCAGTCCAAGCTCTTAAAAACAGACTAAGTTGAAGCACTGAAGGGGCTCGAAGTGTCCTTTGAAGCACGACGAGCCAAAAACAGTTGGAATCAGTTGAAGTGCAATTGCTTAAAGCATTTAGTGGTGAACTGTCAGTTGAAATGTGAAAGATGAAAGCAGTTAAACTGTCATTTAAAGAGTGAGAGATGAACGCGGTCGAAATGTCAGTTGAAGCTGAAGCGCCAAGAGATAATGTGAGTGCACTGTGAGGAGTTGAAGTGTCAGTTGCCGTGTAAGAAGTGACAACAGTTGAAATGACTGCTGTTGAAAAGTAAAAATTAGTCAGTCAAAAGTGTCAGTTGATATGCAGAGGCTGATAGCTGTTGAGGTTTCTGCTGAAGTTGAAGTGCTGATTATAGTTGAAGTGTGTACACTGTACATGATTTTCAGCATCAGAAAGCTCAGGAACTGAAGAGGTGGAGTGTGATTATCGTTACCCACGTGTGTGAGAGTTAAGGTTCGTACAGACACATGGACTTAAACACCATTTTCCCCAGACacgtttttacattttgtgtgtgtgtgtgtgtgtgtgtgagacaatgTCAGGGTTAGGAGGTCTCACTGGTGCTCAGTTTAGCATTGATTTATTCTCTTTCTCCAATTTATTTCCCCTCCGCCTGATCTGCCTCTAGGAGGACAAATGGAGGAGAAATGGCAAGCCCAGTAACcatccctctcacacacacacacacatgcacacacagtgacaaatgtTTCCACAAGCAGAAATGCACTCAAATTCATATTTCTGCATGGGGCTGCCAAGCAAACGCCCACACAAAGACATACTCAAATACCTCTAAAACTCAGGTTCTCAATTTCCAGCTTTACTGTGCTGGACCAATCAGAGGTGGTGACCATTCTGTAAAACTATAAATTCACAACACTCCCCAAGTCCCAAGGCACCAGGGCTCCTATAAGACTTCCCATGTTGTCCCATATAACTGTCTTCAGAGGACccataaagacataaagggACGCGCCTACCTCTAGGTGAGTGGTCATAACTCACCAGCAGGTATTTTTACCGTGACATTGCTGTCGAAGTGCACGGATTCATCTTGTCTCCTGCTTTATAATGTCCTACACAAACTCCAGATAGGAGAAGCATGAGTGCAGTCATATTTTACAGGCACCTTGCTGTCACATCCTACTGTAATGGTGTGTCAGGAGTGTGTGAGCTCACAGGTTCCAAGCTCAGCACCTCACTTCACTTCTGCTTTGGGTTGTCATAACAAACCTCTCGCTTTTCTtgccaagtaaaaaaaaaaaaaaaaaaaaagtgaa
This genomic stretch from Toxotes jaculatrix isolate fToxJac2 chromosome 19, fToxJac2.pri, whole genome shotgun sequence harbors:
- the pou3f2a gene encoding POU domain, class 3, transcription factor 2a → MSGVLSGVTTSVNRSWPIKSGARRTTGARLCVPLAQRPGDAGERRLAAPWRKRVTVKGSLLLTPAITLAPIVMATATSNHYSVLTTPSSAPPPHSESGSMQQAAAYRDAHNLLQNDYSTLPGGGHPLSHAHQWITALSHGDSGAPWPSSPLGEQDVKPVLHDSDREELQNSSSLQQQQQQQQQRHPHLAHQQAHHDARAWRTSTATTHIPGMATSEGQSLVYSQSGFGLMPGGEQGGMHHHPLRDEDHHSHSPHLSEHGGGPGAHQQSLSHHHQHGGHQDQSDEDTPTSDELEQFAKQFKQRRIKLGFTQADVGLALGTLYGNVFSQTTICRFEALQLSFKNMCKLKPLLNKWLEEADSTSGSPTSLDKIAAQGRKRKKRTSIEVGVKGALESHFLKCPKPGAAEINSLADSLQLEKEVVRVWFCNRRQKEKRMTPAGGQIPGGEDMYGDTPPHHGGQTPVQ